Proteins co-encoded in one Natrinema sp. CBA1119 genomic window:
- a CDS encoding FG-GAP repeat protein, which translates to MERSRRRVLATTASLGLGCLAGCAGSDGGNGDDNETGNGDDNGNGTESGSSEPVPELSADAEEVATLFVEDSEMGGFGESVALDGDTAVVGSMGTRSVDGSAYVFERSDGSWEQRTTLEAANGDEVVIDGETIMVAADNNTVVVYERDGDSWDSGPELSVTGDGVNYPIVIDGDTALVGSDDGFYDGRPVDVFERVDGTWEESTTLTPESGLGSGKFGNGVALSDGTALVAADNADPTDSGTDGGAVYVFDREEGAWTQREPITRGGLGQYDAFGRSVTLEGDRALVMQYNSGEHEGSSVFVYGRSGDVWEEQGRLTQTGDSADFGETLALVGSTTLVGSPSAINVTAEAYVFKETDGSWEREIRFVKGGEGKGFADAVAMSGDTALVGRPYDDENGEDAGAVYVYE; encoded by the coding sequence ATGGAACGGAGTCGACGACGAGTCCTCGCCACGACAGCGAGTCTCGGGCTCGGATGTCTCGCGGGCTGTGCGGGAAGCGATGGGGGAAACGGCGACGATAACGAAACCGGAAATGGCGACGATAACGGAAATGGAACTGAAAGCGGATCCAGCGAACCCGTCCCGGAACTCTCGGCGGACGCCGAGGAGGTTGCCACACTGTTCGTGGAGGACTCGGAAATGGGGGGTTTCGGCGAGTCGGTCGCGCTCGACGGCGACACCGCTGTCGTCGGTTCGATGGGAACCCGGTCAGTAGACGGCTCGGCGTACGTCTTCGAGCGATCCGACGGCTCGTGGGAGCAGCGGACGACGCTCGAGGCGGCGAACGGCGACGAGGTCGTGATCGACGGTGAAACGATCATGGTCGCAGCCGATAACAACACTGTCGTCGTCTACGAACGCGACGGCGATTCGTGGGACAGCGGGCCGGAACTATCGGTCACCGGCGACGGCGTCAACTACCCGATCGTGATCGACGGCGACACGGCGCTGGTCGGATCCGACGACGGGTTCTATGACGGCCGGCCGGTCGACGTTTTCGAGCGGGTCGACGGCACCTGGGAGGAGTCGACGACGTTGACCCCTGAATCGGGGCTCGGAAGCGGTAAGTTCGGGAACGGGGTTGCGCTGTCGGACGGGACTGCCCTCGTGGCGGCCGACAACGCCGACCCGACCGACTCCGGGACCGATGGGGGCGCGGTGTACGTCTTCGACCGCGAGGAAGGGGCGTGGACTCAGCGGGAGCCGATCACCCGGGGTGGACTCGGACAGTACGACGCGTTCGGCCGCTCGGTTACCCTCGAGGGAGACCGCGCACTCGTCATGCAGTACAACAGTGGCGAACACGAGGGGAGTTCGGTCTTCGTCTACGGCCGATCCGGGGATGTCTGGGAAGAACAGGGACGGCTGACCCAGACCGGTGACAGCGCTGATTTCGGCGAGACGCTCGCACTGGTCGGCTCGACGACGCTGGTTGGCTCTCCCAGCGCGATCAACGTAACGGCTGAGGCGTACGTTTTCAAGGAAACGGATGGCTCATGGGAACGCGAGATCCGGTTCGTCAAGGGCGGCGAGGGGAAGGGGTTCGCCGATGCCGTCGCGATGAGCGGCGACACCGCACTCGTCGGCCGCCCCTACGATGACGAGAACGGCGAGGACGCGGGCGCGGTTTACGTCTACGAGTGA
- a CDS encoding PadR family transcriptional regulator has product MYDLTSFQRDVLYVIAGQDEPHGLAIKDELENYYETEVHHGRLYPNLDEVVNKGLVEKGELDKRTNYYTITARGQRELEARREWEDQYVDGFNSSAKLNR; this is encoded by the coding sequence ATGTACGATTTAACTTCATTTCAGCGTGATGTCTTGTATGTGATCGCCGGCCAAGACGAGCCGCATGGTCTTGCGATTAAAGACGAACTCGAGAACTACTACGAGACGGAGGTCCATCACGGCCGGCTGTATCCCAATCTCGACGAGGTCGTCAACAAGGGCCTCGTCGAGAAAGGCGAACTCGACAAGCGAACGAACTACTACACAATCACTGCTCGCGGCCAGCGCGAGCTCGAGGCCCGGCGCGAGTGGGAAGACCAGTACGTCGATGGATTCAATTCAAGTGCGAAATTAAACCGCTGA
- a CDS encoding NAD(P)/FAD-dependent oxidoreductase gives MNEETETTADVHNVVIVGSGVAGLSAAVYAARADLEPLVLEGPEPGGQLTLTTDVENYLGFSEGIGGMELIQNGKDQATRFGAEFTHGTVENATLEERPFELERSNGDVLQTRALIVASGASARWVGAENEDELMGYGLSTCATCDGAFHRGDDVLVIGGGDSAMEEALFLAKFADSVTIVHRREELRASEIMADRARDNEDIEFRWNTELEAIHGSQEEGVTGATLVSHPDGYPAEKAETSVDRETADVGGVFYAIGHTPNTEFLEGTAVDRDESGYLSTRTDDAGRATTETMVEGVFAAGDVADPHYQQAITAAGTGSMAALDAEAYLETLERTEETALEVAP, from the coding sequence ATGAACGAGGAAACTGAAACGACTGCGGACGTTCACAACGTAGTGATCGTCGGCTCCGGCGTCGCCGGCCTTTCGGCGGCCGTCTACGCCGCGCGGGCCGACCTCGAGCCCCTGGTGCTCGAGGGACCCGAACCGGGCGGTCAGCTGACACTGACGACCGACGTCGAGAACTACCTCGGCTTCTCCGAGGGTATCGGTGGAATGGAACTGATCCAGAACGGCAAGGACCAGGCGACCCGCTTCGGCGCCGAATTCACGCACGGAACCGTCGAGAACGCGACACTCGAAGAGCGCCCGTTCGAACTCGAACGCTCGAACGGCGACGTTCTGCAAACGCGTGCGCTGATCGTCGCGAGCGGCGCGAGCGCTCGCTGGGTCGGTGCCGAGAACGAGGACGAACTGATGGGATACGGACTCTCGACGTGTGCGACCTGCGACGGCGCGTTCCACCGCGGCGACGACGTCCTCGTGATCGGCGGCGGCGATTCGGCGATGGAAGAAGCGCTCTTCCTCGCGAAGTTCGCCGACAGCGTGACAATCGTTCACCGCCGCGAGGAACTGCGCGCATCCGAGATCATGGCCGACCGAGCCCGTGACAACGAGGACATCGAGTTCCGCTGGAACACCGAACTCGAGGCGATCCACGGTTCACAGGAGGAGGGCGTCACCGGCGCGACGCTCGTCTCCCATCCCGACGGCTATCCCGCGGAGAAGGCCGAGACCAGCGTCGACCGGGAAACCGCCGATGTCGGCGGCGTGTTCTACGCGATCGGTCATACGCCCAACACCGAGTTCCTCGAGGGGACCGCCGTCGATCGAGACGAGAGCGGGTACCTCTCCACTCGAACCGACGACGCCGGCCGCGCGACGACTGAGACGATGGTCGAGGGCGTCTTCGCCGCCGGCGACGTCGCCGATCCGCACTATCAACAGGCGATCACCGCCGCTGGCACCGGCAGCATGGCAGCGCTTGACGCCGAAGCCTACCTCGAGACGCTTGAACGGACGGAAGAGACTGCGCTCGAGGTTGCTCCATAG
- a CDS encoding nucleotidyltransferase domain-containing protein: MNRETESTDSPGAYISLSIPPSDPELFKHKATSDVLLFLTNHRFSDFSLRELATQIGHSHQSVRRAVNVLSSNDLVTESPKSNQRLIQINRQRLSIPDDPILRIPQSEYHQPVKTAVTKLRENISDVVGIILYGSVARGDADRRSDIDLWVLARSGRAESQREANAIARDLEEMEFDGDRYAYDIDVEAVQAIPAYTDDIREIIVSGIPVYKTSDFETVENLLLEEGAADE, from the coding sequence ATGAACCGCGAGACGGAAAGTACGGATTCGCCCGGAGCATATATTTCGCTTTCTATACCCCCTTCAGATCCGGAATTATTTAAACATAAGGCGACGAGTGATGTCCTTTTATTTTTAACAAACCATCGATTCAGTGACTTTTCCCTGCGAGAACTTGCGACGCAGATCGGCCATTCACACCAGTCCGTTCGACGGGCTGTGAATGTTCTCAGTTCGAATGATCTGGTCACAGAATCTCCCAAAAGCAACCAGCGCCTTATTCAGATCAACAGACAGCGCCTTTCTATCCCAGACGATCCGATTCTTCGGATTCCCCAATCGGAGTATCACCAGCCGGTCAAAACTGCTGTAACGAAGCTCCGTGAGAACATTAGTGACGTCGTCGGCATCATCCTGTATGGGAGTGTTGCCCGGGGAGATGCTGACCGACGAAGCGATATCGATCTCTGGGTGCTGGCTCGCTCTGGGCGGGCCGAAAGCCAACGAGAAGCGAACGCCATCGCACGCGACCTCGAAGAGATGGAATTCGATGGTGACCGGTACGCGTACGATATCGACGTCGAGGCCGTCCAAGCGATTCCGGCCTACACCGATGACATTCGGGAAATCATCGTCTCGGGAATTCCAGTCTACAAGACGAGTGACTTCGAAACTGTCGAAAACCTCCTTCTGGAGGAAGGAGCTGCCGATGAGTAG